In a genomic window of Enterobacter asburiae:
- the rlmD gene encoding 23S rRNA (uracil(1939)-C(5))-methyltransferase RlmD, which yields MAQFYSAKRRVTTRQIITVEATDLDPFGQGVARHNGKTLFITGLLPTERAEITLTEDKRQYARGQVKRRLNDSPQRVAPRCPHFGVCGGCQQQHASTELQQKSKSQALARLLKHDVNEIIADEPWGYRRRARLSLSYQPKTARLEMGFRKAASSDIVDVKQCPILAPHLEALLPDVHRCLASLDGVRSLGHVELVLANNGPLMVLRHTAALSKKDREKLERFSHSHELALFLAPQSEILEQVTGEAPWYASDGLRLTYSPRDFIQVNDGVNQQMVANALAWLDVQPTDRVLDLFCGMGNFTLPLARRAASVVGVEGVEALVAKGQENARQNGLQNVTFFHQNLEEDVTQQPWAQQGFDKILLDPARAGAPGVMAHIIKLAPKRVVYVSCNPATLARDSEALLSAGYQIQRLAMLDMFPHTGHLESMVLFEHI from the coding sequence ATGGCGCAATTCTACTCTGCAAAGCGACGCGTGACGACGCGTCAAATCATTACTGTTGAAGCCACGGATCTTGATCCGTTTGGTCAGGGAGTGGCTCGTCACAATGGTAAGACTCTGTTTATAACAGGTTTGCTGCCAACAGAACGAGCAGAAATTACGCTGACGGAAGACAAACGCCAGTACGCACGCGGACAGGTGAAGCGTCGCCTCAACGATAGCCCGCAGCGCGTGGCGCCCCGCTGCCCCCATTTTGGCGTGTGCGGCGGCTGCCAGCAACAGCATGCGAGCACAGAATTACAGCAAAAAAGTAAAAGCCAGGCCCTGGCGCGTCTGCTGAAGCACGACGTTAACGAAATTATCGCCGATGAGCCCTGGGGCTATCGCCGCCGCGCGCGTCTTAGCCTGAGCTATCAGCCTAAAACGGCGCGGCTGGAGATGGGTTTTCGCAAAGCGGCCTCCAGCGATATTGTTGACGTGAAGCAGTGCCCCATTCTGGCGCCCCATCTTGAGGCATTGCTTCCTGACGTGCACCGCTGTCTTGCATCGCTCGACGGGGTGCGTTCACTGGGCCACGTTGAACTGGTGCTGGCGAACAATGGCCCGCTGATGGTGCTGCGCCACACCGCGGCACTGTCGAAAAAAGATCGCGAAAAACTGGAACGCTTTTCGCATTCTCATGAGCTTGCGCTTTTCCTCGCGCCGCAAAGCGAGATACTTGAACAGGTAACAGGTGAAGCTCCCTGGTATGCGTCAGACGGGCTACGCTTAACGTACAGCCCGCGGGATTTCATTCAGGTCAACGACGGCGTAAACCAGCAGATGGTGGCGAACGCCCTGGCATGGCTTGACGTACAGCCCACTGACCGGGTGCTCGATCTGTTCTGCGGCATGGGTAACTTTACTCTGCCGTTGGCGCGCAGAGCGGCAAGCGTCGTCGGCGTGGAAGGCGTTGAGGCGCTGGTGGCGAAAGGGCAGGAGAACGCGCGGCAGAACGGCTTGCAAAATGTGACATTCTTTCATCAAAATCTTGAGGAAGATGTCACCCAACAGCCTTGGGCACAGCAGGGCTTTGATAAAATCCTGCTCGACCCGGCGCGTGCCGGTGCCCCGGGCGTGATGGCACATATTATTAAACTCGCGCCAAAGCGTGTGGTCTATGTTTCCTGTAACCCGGCAACGCTTGCCCGGGACAGTGAGGCGTTACTCAGCGCGGGTTACCAGATTCAGCGTCTGGCAATGCTGGACATGTTCCCGCACACTGGACATCTGGAATCGATGGTGTTGTTCGAGCACATCTAA
- the barA gene encoding two-component sensor histidine kinase BarA, whose amino-acid sequence MTNYSLRARMMILILAPTVLIGLLLSIFFVVHRYNDLQRQLEDAGASIIEPLAVSSEYGMNLQNRESIGQLISVLHRRHSEIVRAISVYDEHNRLFVTSNFHLDPATLKIPDGTPFPRHLTVLRRGDIMILRTPIVSESYSPDESAQSDAKSSNNMLGYVALELDLKSVRLQQYKEIFISGVMMLFCIGIALIFGWRLMRDVTGPIRNMVNTVDRIRRGQLDSRVEGFMLGELDMLKNGINSMAMSLAAYHEEMQHNVDQATSDLRETLEQMEIQNVELDLAKKRAQEAARIKSEFLANMSHELRTPLNGVIGFTRLTLKSELNPTQRDHLHTIERSANNLLAIINDVLDFSKLEAGKLILESIPFPLRSTLDEVVTLLAHSSHDKGLELTLNIKNDVPDNVIGDPLRLQQVITNLVGNAIKFTESGNIDILVEKRAISNNKVQIEVQIRDTGIGIPERDQSRLFQAFRQADASISRRHGGTGLGLVITQRLVNEMGGDISFHSQPNRGSTFWFHINLDLNPNVLTDGPVTDCLKGKRLAYVEPNAAAAQCALDILSTTPLEVVYSPTFSALAVDHYDILLMGIPVTFTGELTMQQERLAKAASMTDYLLLALPCHAQINAEELKNDGAAACLLKPLTATRLLPALTEYCRLSQHALPLINDEQKLPMSVMAVDDNPANLKLIGVLLEDQVQHVELCTSGAQAVELAKQMQFDLILMDIQMPGMDGIRACELIHQLPHQQQTPVIAVTAHAMAGQKEKLLSAGMNDYLAKPIDEEKLHNLLLRYKPGHIGGTYTVSSEPVEISVNQNATFDWQLALRQAAGKPDLAREMLQMLVAFLPEIRNKVEEQLVGENPEELLEAIHKLHGSCGYSGVPRLKNLCQLLEQQLRAGTPESELEPEFLELLDEMDNVTREAMKVLGS is encoded by the coding sequence ATGACCAACTACAGCCTGCGCGCGCGCATGATGATTTTGATCCTCGCCCCCACCGTTCTCATCGGTTTGCTGCTGAGTATCTTCTTTGTCGTGCACCGCTATAACGATTTGCAGCGACAGCTGGAGGATGCAGGCGCCAGCATTATCGAACCGCTCGCCGTCTCAAGCGAGTACGGGATGAACCTGCAAAACCGCGAATCCATTGGTCAGTTAATCAGTGTGCTCCACCGGCGCCACTCGGAGATTGTTCGCGCCATTTCCGTCTACGACGAACATAACCGCCTGTTTGTCACCTCGAATTTTCATCTCGATCCGGCAACGCTGAAGATCCCGGACGGTACGCCCTTCCCGCGCCATCTCACCGTGTTGCGCCGTGGCGATATCATGATTCTGCGCACGCCGATCGTGTCGGAAAGCTATTCCCCCGATGAGTCTGCGCAATCCGATGCTAAATCCAGCAATAACATGCTGGGATATGTAGCGCTGGAGCTGGATCTCAAGTCGGTACGGCTGCAGCAGTACAAAGAAATTTTTATCTCTGGCGTGATGATGCTGTTCTGCATTGGTATTGCGCTGATCTTCGGCTGGCGTCTGATGCGCGACGTAACAGGCCCCATCCGTAATATGGTTAACACCGTTGACCGCATCCGCCGGGGACAGCTCGACAGCCGCGTGGAAGGATTTATGCTGGGCGAGCTGGATATGCTGAAAAACGGCATTAACTCGATGGCGATGTCGCTGGCGGCCTATCATGAAGAGATGCAGCATAACGTTGACCAGGCCACCTCTGACCTGCGCGAAACGCTGGAGCAGATGGAGATCCAGAACGTTGAGCTGGATCTGGCGAAAAAGCGCGCTCAGGAAGCGGCGCGTATTAAGTCTGAGTTCCTGGCCAATATGTCGCACGAGCTGCGCACGCCGCTCAATGGCGTGATCGGCTTTACCCGCCTGACGCTAAAAAGTGAGCTTAATCCGACTCAGCGCGATCACCTGCACACCATTGAACGTTCGGCCAATAACCTGCTGGCGATCATTAACGACGTGCTGGACTTCTCCAAGCTGGAGGCGGGCAAACTGATTCTGGAAAGTATTCCGTTCCCGCTGCGCAGTACGCTCGATGAAGTGGTGACGCTGCTCGCGCACTCCTCGCACGACAAGGGCCTTGAGCTAACGCTCAATATTAAAAACGACGTGCCGGACAACGTCATTGGCGATCCGCTGCGCCTGCAGCAGGTCATTACCAATCTTGTCGGGAATGCCATTAAATTCACCGAAAGCGGCAACATCGACATCCTGGTAGAAAAACGCGCGATCAGTAATAACAAGGTACAGATTGAGGTTCAAATCCGCGATACCGGCATCGGCATTCCGGAGCGGGATCAGTCGCGTCTGTTCCAGGCCTTCCGCCAGGCAGATGCCAGCATTTCCCGCCGCCATGGCGGTACCGGGCTGGGGCTGGTGATCACGCAGAGGCTGGTGAACGAGATGGGCGGAGATATCTCTTTCCATAGCCAGCCAAACCGCGGCTCAACCTTCTGGTTCCACATTAACCTGGACCTCAATCCAAACGTGCTGACCGACGGCCCGGTGACGGACTGTCTGAAAGGGAAGCGTCTGGCCTACGTCGAGCCTAACGCGGCGGCGGCGCAGTGCGCGCTGGATATCTTAAGCACCACGCCGCTGGAGGTGGTTTACAGTCCAACCTTCTCAGCCCTTGCCGTTGATCATTACGACATTCTGCTGATGGGGATCCCGGTGACTTTCACCGGCGAGCTGACCATGCAGCAGGAGCGGCTGGCGAAAGCCGCGTCGATGACAGACTATCTGCTGCTGGCACTGCCCTGCCACGCCCAGATAAATGCGGAAGAGTTGAAAAACGACGGGGCGGCCGCATGCCTGCTTAAGCCGCTCACCGCGACTCGCCTGCTGCCCGCGCTCACGGAGTATTGCCGTCTTAGCCAGCACGCTCTGCCGTTGATTAACGATGAGCAAAAACTGCCCATGAGCGTGATGGCGGTGGATGATAATCCGGCAAACCTGAAGCTAATTGGCGTATTGCTGGAAGACCAGGTTCAGCACGTTGAGCTGTGTACCAGCGGCGCGCAGGCGGTTGAACTGGCTAAACAGATGCAGTTCGATTTGATTCTGATGGATATTCAGATGCCGGGCATGGATGGCATTCGGGCCTGTGAGCTGATCCACCAGCTCCCGCACCAGCAGCAAACGCCAGTGATTGCGGTCACCGCGCATGCGATGGCCGGTCAGAAAGAGAAGCTGCTGAGTGCCGGGATGAATGATTACCTGGCGAAACCTATCGACGAAGAGAAGCTTCATAACCTGCTGTTACGCTATAAGCCGGGTCATATTGGCGGGACGTACACGGTTTCCAGCGAACCGGTTGAAATCAGCGTCAACCAGAACGCGACCTTTGACTGGCAGCTTGCCCTGCGCCAGGCAGCAGGGAAACCCGATTTAGCGCGAGAGATGCTGCAAATGCTGGTCGCGTTTCTGCCGGAGATTCGGAACAAGGTTGAAGAACAGCTGGTGGGCGAGAACCCGGAAGAACTGCTGGAAGCGATCCACAAGCTGCACGGCAGCTGCGGCTACAGCGGCGTACCGCGACTGAAAAACCTCTGCCAGCTGCTGGAGCAGCAGCTGCGCGCAGGTACGCCGGAATCGGAGCTTGAACCGGAGTTCCTGGAGCTGCTGGATGAAATGGATAACGTAACGCGTGAAGCGATGAAGGTATTGGGGAGCTGA
- the relA gene encoding GTP diphosphokinase, which translates to MVAVRSAHLNKAGEFDPQKWIASLGISSQQSCERLTETWAYCLRTTQGHPDADLLLWRGVEMVEILSMLNMDIETLQAALLFPLADADVVSEDVLRDSVGKSVVALIHGVRDMAAIRQLKAAHTDSVSSEQVDNVRRMLLAMVDDFRCVVIKLAERIAHLREVKDAPEDERVLAAKECTNIYAPLANRLGIGQLKWELEDYCFRYLHPAEYKRIAKLLHERRIDREHYIEEFVGGLRQAMKEENVRAEVYGRPKHIYSIWRKMQKKHLAFDELFDVRAVRIVAERLQDCYAALGIVHTHFRHLPDEFDDYVANPKPNGYQSIHTVVLGPGGKTVEIQIRTKQMHEDAELGVAAHWKYKEGTSGGARSGHEDRIAWLRKLIAWQEEMADSGEMLDEVRSQVFDDRVYVFTPKGDVVDLPAGSTPLDFAYHIHSDVGHRCIGAKIGGRIVPFTYQLQMGDQIEIITQKQPNPSRDWLNPNLGYVTTSRGRSKIHAWFRKQDRDKNILAGRQILDDELEHIGISLKEAEKFLLPRYNFNELDELLAAIGGGDIRLNQMVNFLQAQFNKPSAEEQDAAALKQLQQKTYAPQQRSKDNGRVVVEGVGNLMHHIARCCQPIPGDDIVGFITQGRGISIHRSDCDQLAELQSHAPERIVEAVWGESYSAGYSLVVRVTANDRSGLLRDITTILANEKVNVLGVASRSDTREQLATIDMTIEIYNLQVLGRVLGKLNQVPDVIDARRLHGG; encoded by the coding sequence ATGGTTGCGGTAAGAAGTGCACATCTCAATAAAGCTGGGGAGTTTGACCCACAAAAATGGATCGCAAGTCTGGGAATTTCCAGCCAGCAGTCGTGTGAACGCTTAACCGAAACCTGGGCCTACTGTCTGCGCACCACGCAGGGACACCCGGATGCCGATCTTCTCTTATGGCGCGGCGTGGAGATGGTGGAAATCTTGTCCATGCTGAACATGGACATCGAAACCCTGCAGGCCGCGCTGCTGTTCCCTCTCGCGGATGCGGACGTGGTCAGCGAAGATGTGCTGCGCGACAGCGTCGGGAAATCCGTCGTTGCGCTGATCCACGGCGTGCGCGATATGGCGGCTATCCGCCAGCTTAAAGCCGCGCATACCGACTCCGTCTCCTCTGAGCAGGTTGATAACGTCCGCCGGATGCTGCTTGCCATGGTGGATGATTTCCGCTGCGTGGTCATCAAGCTGGCCGAGCGTATTGCCCACCTGCGCGAGGTCAAAGATGCGCCGGAAGACGAGCGCGTGCTGGCCGCAAAAGAGTGTACGAACATTTATGCCCCGCTGGCGAACCGCTTAGGGATTGGTCAGCTGAAATGGGAGCTGGAAGATTACTGCTTCCGCTACCTGCATCCGGCAGAATATAAGCGCATTGCTAAACTTCTGCACGAGCGCCGTATCGACCGCGAGCACTATATCGAGGAATTTGTCGGCGGCCTGCGCCAGGCGATGAAAGAAGAGAATGTGCGTGCCGAAGTTTACGGTCGACCTAAGCATATCTACAGCATCTGGCGCAAAATGCAGAAGAAACACCTCGCCTTTGACGAGCTGTTTGACGTGCGCGCCGTGCGTATCGTGGCGGAGCGTCTGCAGGACTGCTACGCCGCGCTGGGTATAGTACATACTCACTTCCGCCATCTGCCGGATGAGTTCGATGACTACGTCGCGAACCCCAAACCAAACGGCTATCAGTCCATTCATACCGTGGTGCTTGGCCCCGGCGGCAAAACGGTCGAGATTCAGATCCGCACCAAACAGATGCATGAAGACGCCGAGCTGGGCGTTGCCGCGCACTGGAAATATAAAGAAGGTACCTCGGGCGGAGCGCGTTCTGGCCATGAAGACCGCATTGCCTGGCTGCGCAAGCTGATTGCGTGGCAGGAAGAGATGGCCGACTCCGGCGAGATGCTCGATGAGGTGCGTAGCCAGGTCTTTGATGACCGCGTCTACGTCTTTACCCCGAAAGGGGACGTTGTCGATCTGCCGGCCGGCTCTACGCCGCTCGATTTTGCTTACCACATCCACAGCGACGTGGGGCACCGCTGCATCGGGGCGAAGATCGGTGGACGTATCGTACCGTTTACCTACCAGCTGCAGATGGGCGACCAGATTGAAATCATTACCCAGAAGCAGCCTAACCCGAGCCGCGACTGGCTTAACCCTAACCTGGGCTACGTCACTACCAGCCGCGGGCGCTCTAAAATCCACGCCTGGTTCCGCAAGCAAGATCGTGACAAAAACATTCTTGCCGGTCGCCAGATCCTCGACGACGAGCTGGAGCATATCGGGATCAGCCTGAAAGAGGCGGAAAAGTTCCTGCTGCCGCGCTACAACTTCAACGAGCTGGACGAGCTGCTGGCGGCGATTGGCGGCGGTGATATCCGTCTTAATCAGATGGTCAACTTCCTGCAGGCGCAGTTCAACAAGCCTAGCGCGGAGGAACAGGACGCGGCGGCGCTGAAGCAGCTGCAGCAGAAAACCTATGCCCCGCAGCAGCGCAGCAAAGACAACGGCCGCGTGGTGGTTGAGGGCGTGGGCAACCTGATGCACCACATCGCCCGCTGCTGCCAGCCGATTCCGGGTGACGACATCGTCGGCTTTATCACTCAGGGGCGCGGGATCTCTATCCACCGCTCCGACTGCGACCAGCTTGCGGAGCTGCAGTCCCATGCGCCGGAGCGCATCGTGGAGGCGGTCTGGGGTGAGAGCTACTCCGCCGGTTACTCGCTGGTGGTGCGCGTTACCGCCAACGACCGCAGCGGCCTGCTGCGCGATATCACCACCATTCTCGCCAACGAGAAGGTCAACGTGCTGGGCGTTGCCAGCCGCAGCGATACTCGCGAGCAGCTTGCCACCATCGATATGACCATCGAAATCTACAACCTGCAGGTGCTCGGCCGCGTGCTGGGCAAGCTGAACCAGGTGCCGGATGTGATTGACGCGCGTCGTCTGCACGGCGGTTAA
- the gudD gene encoding glucarate dehydratase — translation MSTFTTPVVTSMQIIPVAGHDSMLMNLSGAHAPFFTRNIVIIKDNAGHTGVGEIPGGEKIRKTLEDAIPLVVGKTLGEYKNVLNTVRNTFADRDAGGRGLQTFDLRTTIHVVTGIEAAMLDLLGQHLGVNVASLLGEGQQRSEVEMLGYLFFVGDRKLTPLPYQSQPDERCDWYRVRHEEAMTPDAVVRLAEAAYEKYGFNDFKLKGGVLAGEEEAEAITALAKRFPQARVTLDPNGAWSLDEAINIGKQLKGVLAYAEDPCGAEKGFSGREVMAEFRRATGLPTATNMIATDWRQMGHTLSLQSVDIPLADPHFWTMQGSVRVAQMCHEFGLTWGSHSNNHFDVSLAMFTHVAAAAPGTITAIDTHWIWQEGNQRLTKEPFEIKGGMVQVPSTPGLGVELDMDQVMKAHELYQKHGLGARDDAMAMQYLIPDWTFDNKRPCMVR, via the coding sequence ATGAGTACTTTTACTACCCCTGTCGTCACTTCCATGCAAATCATTCCGGTCGCGGGTCATGACAGCATGTTGATGAACCTGAGCGGGGCGCATGCGCCGTTTTTTACCCGCAATATTGTCATTATCAAGGACAATGCCGGCCATACCGGCGTGGGTGAAATTCCGGGCGGGGAGAAGATCCGCAAAACGCTGGAAGATGCCATTCCGCTGGTGGTGGGAAAAACGCTGGGTGAGTACAAAAATGTCCTCAACACCGTGCGCAACACCTTTGCCGATCGCGATGCCGGTGGCCGCGGCCTGCAAACCTTCGATTTGCGCACCACTATCCATGTGGTGACCGGCATTGAAGCCGCGATGCTGGATCTGCTGGGCCAGCACCTGGGCGTTAACGTTGCCTCGCTGCTGGGCGAGGGCCAGCAGCGCAGTGAAGTGGAGATGCTCGGCTATCTCTTCTTTGTCGGCGACCGCAAGCTGACGCCGCTGCCGTACCAGAGCCAGCCGGACGAACGATGCGACTGGTACCGCGTACGTCACGAAGAAGCGATGACCCCGGATGCGGTAGTGCGCCTTGCGGAAGCTGCGTATGAAAAATATGGTTTTAATGATTTCAAACTGAAAGGCGGCGTGCTGGCCGGGGAAGAGGAGGCGGAAGCCATTACCGCGCTGGCAAAACGTTTCCCGCAGGCGCGCGTGACGCTCGATCCGAACGGTGCGTGGTCGCTTGATGAAGCGATCAACATTGGCAAACAGCTGAAAGGCGTGCTGGCGTATGCGGAAGATCCGTGCGGGGCTGAGAAAGGCTTCTCGGGCCGCGAAGTCATGGCGGAATTCCGTCGCGCCACGGGGCTGCCGACTGCGACCAATATGATCGCCACCGACTGGCGTCAGATGGGGCACACGCTCTCTCTGCAGTCGGTGGATATCCCGCTGGCAGACCCGCACTTCTGGACGATGCAGGGCTCGGTTCGTGTAGCGCAGATGTGCCATGAGTTTGGCCTGACCTGGGGTTCACACTCCAACAACCACTTCGACGTGTCGCTGGCGATGTTCACCCACGTTGCCGCCGCCGCGCCGGGCACCATTACCGCGATTGACACGCACTGGATCTGGCAGGAGGGTAACCAGCGCCTCACCAAAGAGCCGTTTGAGATTAAAGGTGGCATGGTGCAGGTACCGTCAACTCCAGGTCTTGGCGTGGAGCTGGATATGGACCAGGTGATGAAGGCTCACGAGCTGTATCAAAAACACGGTCTGGGCGCGCGCGACGACGCGATGGCGATGCAGTACCTGATCCCTGACTGGACATTCGACAATAAACGTCCGTGCATGGTACGATAA
- the mazG gene encoding nucleoside triphosphate pyrophosphohydrolase — MTQIDRLLGIMKRLRDPENGCPWDKEQTFATIAPYTLEETYEVLDAISREDFDDLRGELGDLLFQVVFYAQMAQEEGRFNFEDICAAISDKLERRHPHIFGDATAGNSAEVLARWEQIKSAERAEKSQHSALDDIPLSLPALMRAHKIQKRCSAVGFDWDSLGPVLGKVHEEIDEVMHEAQQAVVDEAKLEEEMGDLLFATVNLSRHLGVKAETALQKANLKFERRFREVERIVASRGLEMTGIDLDAMEEVWQEVKRQESDL, encoded by the coding sequence ATGACTCAAATCGACCGCCTGCTTGGCATCATGAAACGCCTGCGCGACCCGGAAAACGGCTGTCCATGGGACAAAGAGCAGACTTTCGCCACCATCGCGCCCTATACCCTCGAAGAGACCTATGAGGTGCTGGACGCCATTTCCCGCGAGGACTTTGATGACCTGCGCGGTGAACTCGGCGACCTGCTGTTCCAGGTGGTCTTCTACGCCCAGATGGCGCAGGAGGAAGGGCGCTTTAACTTTGAGGATATCTGCGCCGCTATCAGCGACAAGCTGGAGCGCCGCCACCCGCATATCTTTGGCGATGCCACCGCAGGAAACAGCGCAGAGGTGCTGGCCCGCTGGGAGCAGATAAAAAGCGCCGAGCGCGCTGAAAAGTCCCAGCACTCTGCGCTGGACGACATCCCGCTGAGCCTGCCCGCGCTGATGCGCGCCCACAAAATTCAGAAACGCTGCTCGGCCGTGGGTTTTGACTGGGATTCACTGGGACCGGTGCTGGGTAAAGTGCATGAAGAGATCGACGAAGTGATGCACGAAGCGCAGCAGGCGGTGGTGGATGAAGCAAAGCTGGAGGAAGAGATGGGCGACCTGCTGTTCGCGACCGTCAACCTTTCTCGCCATTTAGGGGTAAAAGCGGAAACCGCCCTGCAAAAAGCCAACCTGAAATTCGAACGACGCTTTCGTGAAGTAGAGCGGATTGTGGCCTCGCGCGGCCTGGAAATGACCGGAATTGATCTCGACGCTATGGAAGAAGTCTGGCAGGAAGTAAAACGCCAGGAATCTGATCTCTAA
- a CDS encoding glycerate kinase: MKIVIAPDSYKESLSALEVATAIERGFREIFPEAVYVKLPVADGGEGTVEAMIAATQGRIVHVPVTGPLGERVEGFYGISGDEQSAFIEMAAASGLELVVPSLRDPLKTTSWGTGELIRHALDAGVKHIIIGIGGSATNDGGAGMVQALGAKLLDDNEQPLGQGGGELGRLARIDLSGLDKRLAECRIEVACDVTNPLTGKDGASAVFGPQKGATPEMIVTLDNALAHYARVIGRDLDIDVLNLAGGGAAGGMGAALYAFCGAQLRQGIEIVTDALHLADQVADADLVITGEGRIDSQTIHGKVPVGVAKVAKRFNKPVIGIAGSLTADVGVVHDHGLDAVFSVLYTICSLEDALENASANVQMAARNIAAVLKVGQGM; this comes from the coding sequence ATGAAAATTGTTATCGCACCGGACTCGTATAAGGAAAGTTTGAGTGCGCTTGAGGTTGCGACAGCAATCGAGCGCGGTTTTCGCGAGATTTTCCCTGAGGCGGTTTACGTCAAACTGCCGGTCGCTGACGGCGGTGAAGGCACAGTTGAGGCGATGATCGCAGCAACGCAGGGACGCATTGTGCACGTTCCGGTGACCGGTCCGCTGGGCGAGCGAGTGGAAGGGTTTTATGGGATATCCGGTGACGAGCAGAGCGCCTTTATTGAAATGGCGGCGGCAAGCGGTCTGGAGCTGGTTGTACCTTCACTGCGTGACCCTCTGAAAACGACCTCCTGGGGTACGGGTGAACTTATCCGCCACGCGCTGGATGCGGGCGTTAAGCATATCATCATCGGTATCGGCGGCAGCGCCACCAATGACGGCGGCGCCGGGATGGTGCAGGCGCTGGGGGCGAAGCTGCTGGACGATAATGAACAGCCGCTGGGGCAGGGCGGGGGCGAGCTGGGTAGACTCGCGCGTATTGACCTGAGCGGCCTCGACAAGCGTCTGGCGGAGTGCCGGATAGAAGTCGCCTGCGATGTGACGAATCCGCTCACCGGTAAGGATGGCGCGTCAGCAGTGTTTGGCCCGCAAAAGGGCGCCACGCCCGAGATGATCGTCACCCTGGACAACGCGCTTGCGCACTATGCGAGAGTCATTGGCCGGGATCTGGATATTGATGTGCTCAACCTTGCCGGTGGCGGCGCGGCGGGTGGCATGGGCGCGGCGCTGTACGCTTTTTGTGGCGCACAGTTGCGCCAGGGCATTGAGATTGTAACCGATGCGCTACACCTGGCCGACCAGGTGGCCGATGCGGATCTGGTGATCACCGGGGAAGGCCGCATCGACAGCCAGACGATCCACGGCAAAGTGCCGGTGGGGGTGGCGAAAGTGGCGAAACGCTTTAATAAGCCCGTTATCGGCATTGCGGGCAGCCTGACGGCGGACGTTGGCGTGGTACACGATCACGGCTTAGACGCGGTGTTTAGCGTGCTCTATACCATCTGCTCGCTGGAGGACGCGCTGGAAAATGCCAGCGCGAATGTACAGATGGCCGCAAGGAATATCGCGGCGGTGCTGAAAGTGGGGCAGGGGATGTAG